Within the Coraliomargarita parva genome, the region CCATTCTTCTCGGATTCCGTACAACCTGCTTCCTTCGCGGCAGCGGATTTCTCCGAAATGATTCTCACCTCCAACGCTTTCGGTGGCGCCCATGCCGCTATGCGCATCCGCTATGACTGAGCTTTACATTCGCAAAGTCGCGGTTTGGGAACCCGGAGAGGATGCCGAGGCATCGCTGGCCGGACTGCGTGAGGCGATCGGTCGCCGGGTGGCCCGTCGCATGACCCATCTGGGCATGATGCTTTCAGAGGTCTTGAAAGAGATGCCGATCTCGGAAGACAGCAGTGTGGTGTATGCCACCCGTTTTGCCGAGACCTGTGCGATCGAACGCTTTCTCGACAGCTTTCCCTATCCCAGTCCTCAGATGTTCCAGACCTCGATCCATCCCAGCGGGGTGGAGCAGTACCTGATCCAGCAGAAGCAGCCGGTGCGTGAATTATTTCCGCTGGCAAACGGGCAGAACCTGCTCCTGAGGGCGCTCAACAGCACTGCGCTCTGCCAGGGGGCCAACTGGATCCTCTGTGGCGGCGAGGAGCGCGGTTCCTGGCTGCGCGACTTAGCCATCAGCAGTGATTACAATTATGCTTGGGCCCTCGAGCTCTCGCCGGAGCCGGAGGCACGGATCGGAAGTATCCGCTGGCAAGCCCTTGAGGAATCAATAGCCGACGACGCGATCTATCCTGAGTTTGTTCAGGCCTTGCAGTCGCGTAGCTCGAAACGCTTCCGCTTTGAAGCGGGGCAGGTGGAGTTGGATTGGTGTGACTAAAGGGAGCAAAAGATTACGGAATCCGGGGCCAGTCGGTGGTTACCATTTCATTATCTGGTTCGACCGCTGTTTGCCCGCATCCTGGTTTCAAGGCCTGTTGCGCTTCGGCGTATGGATCGCCTTTTGGTTGATGCCGCGGCAGCGTGCCTATTCGCGTGAATACCTGCGGCTGGCGCTCGGGCATGAGCCTTCAAATGCCGAAATCTTCCGGCATTTCCTCGCACTTTCGGAGTCACTGGTGGCGAAATTACGGATCGGGCGCGGACAGCCGGTTCCGGAGTTCCACATTGTGCCGAATGGGCAGGAGGAGGCCTTTGTCGAACTGGCCCGTTCCGAACGTCCGGCCCTCTTTGGCACCTTCCATGTGGGCTACTCAGACCTGACAGGCTGCATGATCGGTCAATTCGGCCGTCGGGTGCGCATGGTGCGCCAGCGTGTCGGTAACGCCTATGACCTGACCCTGCTTCAACGCATCTTCGGCGAGTATGTTGAATTTGTCTGGATCAATGAAGGGGAATCCCTGCTCTTTGCGCTCAAGTCGGTGGCGGAAGATGGCGTGTCGCTTGCCCTCCAGTGTGACCGCGAAGAACACGGTTCCCGGCACCAGCATTTTGATTTCATGGGGGCCCGCCGCCGTTTCCCTGTGACGATCTACCACTTGGCGCATCTCTTTCGCATGCCGGTGGTGTTTTCCTTCGGATTTCCGGGGGAAGCGGGGCATGTCGATGTGCTCTGCAGCCGTCCATTCGAGCCCACCGGCGAAAGCAAGAAGGCCGATTTGCAGGCGGGCTACCTGCATTTCCAGGAAGTGCTGCACCAACTGGAAGTGGAGTTGAAAAAACGTCCATACATGTGGTTTAACTTCCTTCCGATGAATTCCGAAGACGCGCATGCAAGCTAAGTATCACTACCGGTCGGTTGACTACATGCTTTGGCCGCTTTGGGTTGTGGTTTACTACGTCTACCTGCTGCTCTTCGTCTTGCTGGTGGTCTGTTTCAACATCGGCAGCCTGATTACTTGCCTCTTGCCTCGCGGGCCTTGGCGGGTCGCCTTCTACCAGAAAGGTATTCATTACTGCTCCAGGTTCTTTATTCGCATCCTCCGTATCGTGCGGCTCTTCCGGCTGGAATATGTCGGGTTCGAGCGGATCGAGCGCGGCTCGGGCAGTAAGCCCCTGCTGGTGGCGAACCACCCCTCGCTCTTCGATGTCTTTCTTTTCTACTGCCAGCTTCCACGGATCACCTGCATCTACAAGGCGAGCTTGAAACAATCCCTCATGCGGGGAAATCTGGAAGCGCAGCTGGGCTTTATCAGCAATGCGGATCCCCTGACCATGATCCGGGAAGGGAAACGCAAGGTGCAGGAAGGTGAGCAGTTGCTGATCTTTCCTGAAGGGACCCGGACATTGGAGTGGCCGGTCAATGATTTTCGCTTGGGTGCGGTGGCGATTGCCCGACAGTCGGGCGTTCCCTTGCAGACGGTTTTGGTCCATTACATCAACACGCCGCTTGCCAAGGGGTGGTCGGTCAGTCGTATCCCCCGACTGCCGATGTGTATCCGTCTCGAGCTCGGAGAGTGCTTTCATCCTGCGGACTACGAGGACAGCCGCAGCATGAATGCGGCCTTGCAGGCGTACTTCAGCCGCGAAGTGGGAGGCTCCGGGCATGTCGTCTAGTCACGACCTCAGGGCGCTGGTCCTGATTCCTTCTTACAACACCGGTTCGCGATTGCAGGGGACGGTGGATGCCGCCTTGGCAGTCTGGCCCGACGTCTGGGTGGTGGTGGACGGCAGCGACGACGGGAGCGATGCTTTTCTCGATGCGGCTTGCGGACTGCATTCCGGATTAAAGGTCTTGCGTCTCGAGCGTAACGGCGGGAAGGGGGCCGCAGTTTACCACGCGGCGCAGATCGCCCGTGAGGCCGGCTTTACGCATATGTTGTCCATGGATGCGGACGGTCAGCATCCGGCGGATCACATTGTGCCCCTGTTGAATCAAGCGGCGGCGGCGCCGGATGCACTGGTCATGGGGCGTCCGGTATTTGGTTCCGAAGTTCCGAAGGCGCGTTTATATGGACGTAAGCTGACGATATTCTGGACCGATCTGGAAACCTTGTGGTGTGGACTCGGCGACACCTTGTTCGGGATGCGGGTGTATCCTTTGGGGCCGTTCTGCCAGGCGATGACGCGCACCTCCTTTGCCCGGGGCTACGACTTCGATCCGGAAGTGGCCGTGCGCATGGTCTGGCTCGGGACGCCGCCGCGTCAGGTTGAGGTGCCGGTGCGTTATTTCAGCGAGGAAGAAGGCGGTATTTCGCATTTTCACTATCTCCGAGACAACCTGAAGCTGACCGGCTTGCAGTTCCGATTGATGTTCGCCTTTGTATTTGGGGGGCTTTGGCGTATGTTGCTGCACCGCCGCCATTGGAAGGCGCGCACCTGATCCTCTTATCTGGCATGTTGATGACACGGCATATCGCATTACTTGTTTTAATCTTGTTTCCCTTCGTTCTCTGCGCAGAGGATGGGGCGCCTGAGGACATGGCGGTGGCGGCCTACCATTTGGATGCCGGCAATCTGGAAATGGGATGGTCGCACCTGTTTCGAGAGTTGCGCATGGTTGGGAATGTGCGCGCCGCG harbors:
- a CDS encoding lysophospholipid acyltransferase family protein, which produces MQAKYHYRSVDYMLWPLWVVVYYVYLLLFVLLVVCFNIGSLITCLLPRGPWRVAFYQKGIHYCSRFFIRILRIVRLFRLEYVGFERIERGSGSKPLLVANHPSLFDVFLFYCQLPRITCIYKASLKQSLMRGNLEAQLGFISNADPLTMIREGKRKVQEGEQLLIFPEGTRTLEWPVNDFRLGAVAIARQSGVPLQTVLVHYINTPLAKGWSVSRIPRLPMCIRLELGECFHPADYEDSRSMNAALQAYFSREVGGSGHVV
- a CDS encoding glycosyltransferase family 2 protein; the protein is MSSSHDLRALVLIPSYNTGSRLQGTVDAALAVWPDVWVVVDGSDDGSDAFLDAACGLHSGLKVLRLERNGGKGAAVYHAAQIAREAGFTHMLSMDADGQHPADHIVPLLNQAAAAPDALVMGRPVFGSEVPKARLYGRKLTIFWTDLETLWCGLGDTLFGMRVYPLGPFCQAMTRTSFARGYDFDPEVAVRMVWLGTPPRQVEVPVRYFSEEEGGISHFHYLRDNLKLTGLQFRLMFAFVFGGLWRMLLHRRHWKART